Part of the Aciduliprofundum boonei T469 genome is shown below.
AAAGGGGCTTCACCTCGAAAGAAATAAGTCATTTTGTAAAGATGCCATTGTTGGGACGCAATATCAATTCACTAAATTGAGGGGTATAGAAAGGGAACGAGCAACAATTTGGTTACGAGCTTACCTTCTGCAAGAAGACTTAGCCGCAGGTGCCATACTCATTTGTGAAAGGGAGGGGTTTAGAAAGGGGAACCATAGGTGCCCCTTCGTAAGGAACTCGCTGGTGAGCTGAAGGGCTTTAAATAGAAATTATTCATTTTTAATTATTCTTCTTCATTGTCATTATGTAAGTGTTGACAAATATCAGCACGCCCATAACAAAAAATATCATAGCTCCCATATTGAAAAAGAGAAGGTGGTATGAGTGCAAAGCATCATACAGTGCTCCACCAATCAATGGAGCGACTACAGAGCCCATATTTGAGCTCATATTTACAAATCCTAACGATTTCCCCAAACTTTGAGTTTTTGAAGCGGCGAAGCTTCTTGCTATGGGCATAAATCCCCTGCCAGTTATGTAAAAAATCAAAGTTCCTGAGAGAACAATGGCAAGAGAATTTGACATAATGGCTAATCCAGAAATTAGGGATAAAGTGCCTAGAAGTTTAAGAGCATAGTTATATCCTTTTTTGTCTGAGATATGCCCCATAAGGAATGTTCCAAAGATGGCAATCACACTGAATATAAAAAGTGAAAATGTGGTGTTGTATTTTCCAAGAGCCATGGTCTCGGATAAATAGAACCATAGGACTTCTGCCCCAAGAGAGAAAAACATACCATAGAAGAAGTTGAGAGAGTATAAAGAAAAACCAAATTTCACCTCATTCTCTTTTGTTGCCTTTTCTATAACACCCTTTTTTTCTTTTATGTCCCGTA
Proteins encoded:
- a CDS encoding MFS transporter encodes the protein MEKWKIYSSILIIPIFGGMASQLLRVVLAFTLRGLGLTVLEITILSSTFMLARGLSAPLIGNFADKGWSRIFIMILGFLGLAIDSFLYLVIPYPWMIGLRALDGVYGAMAWTTMQAVVHLASPVKFRGRLMSSYFMMGGFGGAVGYILYNYFLGNVYHALITVATFYILAILLLVPLRDIKEKKGVIEKATKENEVKFGFSLYSLNFFYGMFFSLGAEVLWFYLSETMALGKYNTTFSLFIFSVIAIFGTFLMGHISDKKGYNYALKLLGTLSLISGLAIMSNSLAIVLSGTLIFYITGRGFMPIARSFAASKTQSLGKSLGFVNMSSNMGSVVAPLIGGALYDALHSYHLLFFNMGAMIFFVMGVLIFVNTYIMTMKKNN